The Streptomyces sp. NBC_00344 genome includes a window with the following:
- a CDS encoding DinB family protein — translation MIDDFAKDYLHNDLRVIREAMLWKLDGLGEYDIRRPVTSTGTNLLGLVKHLSIWESRYFGEVFDRPFPEPLPRWDDAGERGADMWATEHETREEIVDRYRRVWEHSDATITALAIDSPGYVPWWPRPNVKLFNILVHILTETSRHAGHADILREQLDKSTGTTAQYAAPQRDAAFWEAQCAEIERAAKAAVTNPDHTGPYDTTL, via the coding sequence GTGATCGATGATTTCGCGAAAGACTACCTACACAACGATCTGCGAGTGATTCGCGAGGCGATGCTCTGGAAGCTCGACGGGCTCGGCGAGTACGACATCCGCCGCCCCGTGACCTCGACGGGCACGAACCTTCTCGGCCTGGTCAAGCACCTGTCGATTTGGGAGTCCAGGTACTTCGGCGAGGTCTTCGACCGGCCGTTCCCCGAACCTCTGCCCCGGTGGGACGATGCCGGGGAACGAGGTGCGGACATGTGGGCGACCGAGCACGAGACGCGCGAGGAGATCGTCGACCGTTACCGTCGCGTCTGGGAGCACTCAGACGCGACGATCACCGCCCTCGCCATCGATTCTCCCGGCTACGTGCCCTGGTGGCCACGCCCCAACGTGAAACTGTTCAACATCCTGGTCCACATACTCACCGAGACCAGCCGGCACGCCGGACACGCCGACATCCTGCGCGAACAACTCGACAAGTCGACAGGCACAACAGCCCAGTACGCGGCTCCACAACGCGACGCGGCCTTTTGGGAAGCCCAGTGCGCAGAGATCGAGCGAGCCGCCAAAGCGGCCGTCACCAATCCCGATCACACTGGTCCCTACGACACCACGCTTTGA
- a CDS encoding Helicase associated domain protein, giving the protein MGLAHYHRGSVSVCEDALCRIPSKSLPPPSGTVTPLDSWSTDMSNPEKITLRPHQIEAVDAVVCGLDIPPGKRIPCDGLRATVVAACGTGKTFIAAHAALRLARNGRVLVLLPTLDLLTQTVREWRSAGHTGPAVAVCSLDDDPYMWDLDVRSTTSAPQLALWHGSGPVTVYATYASLPVLAEAHEGAYGLPMDVFDLVVVDEAHRTSGSAGKAWAAVHDQEVIPAMRRLYMTATPRIWKERPPRRLERAVSATGGPFEGWDRLPRELACSMDDPKIYGPVVYELSLASAVSRGLLARYQIVVAELRDPLVTPARLAGEEGREEQVRGERMGALQAALLETMRAHQLQTTITFHHRTIEASAFAKGLPRVAQRLHASDPERYPEKVWANWLGGEHEMDHRRSVLADFGRRAGRAVLSNCRVLNEGVDIRAVDSVALLDSKGSAVDIVQAIGRALRQKPGQGKIATLIVPVFLAPGEQPEDMFTSASYRPLVKVLEGLRAHDERAIEMLAIPQEGQKRVVDPSENIGPEPEEGAEESRLLLRFAAPRDPVMVAKWVKFHVLDTERQDWARGYDAARRYQEREDSLDVPYGHQEGAYPLGRWLSDQRRAYRAGTMPSTRADELEELGMVWDTADAGFEENLAAARAYYAEAGTLAAPRHATALDKPVGQWLTNLRRPGGLGKDPGRAQRRGEQLAAIDPDWNPGLLGWTVDWQRHHVGLAALLEAGGKLEDIQPGVTYRGDDIGRWTTRQKRDWTQLNPEQQRRLDALGVKPAVRAKKAPRQPGAKTRAETGKSTDAFTRGVAALQQYIAREGKTVVGRAHVEEMPDGTNVRLGVFLSNQKSRRDRLNEQQLTALANLGLDWVA; this is encoded by the coding sequence GTGGGACTCGCGCATTATCATCGTGGATCTGTATCAGTGTGCGAAGATGCACTGTGTAGAATCCCGAGTAAATCGCTACCCCCTCCGTCAGGGACCGTCACCCCTCTCGATTCTTGGAGTACGGATATGTCGAATCCGGAAAAGATCACGCTGCGGCCTCATCAGATTGAAGCTGTTGACGCCGTGGTGTGCGGTCTTGATATCCCTCCGGGCAAGCGGATTCCTTGCGATGGTCTGCGGGCCACGGTAGTGGCGGCGTGCGGTACCGGGAAGACTTTCATTGCCGCCCATGCTGCGCTGCGTCTGGCACGCAACGGGCGTGTCCTGGTGTTGCTTCCGACCTTGGATCTGCTGACGCAGACAGTGCGGGAGTGGCGCTCTGCCGGGCATACGGGTCCGGCTGTGGCGGTGTGCTCGCTGGACGATGACCCGTACATGTGGGATCTGGATGTGCGATCCACTACCAGTGCGCCGCAGTTGGCGCTGTGGCACGGGAGCGGACCGGTGACGGTCTACGCCACCTACGCCTCCCTGCCGGTGCTGGCGGAGGCGCATGAGGGTGCGTATGGGCTTCCCATGGACGTCTTTGACCTTGTGGTCGTTGATGAGGCCCACCGCACCAGTGGCTCGGCAGGTAAGGCGTGGGCTGCGGTTCATGACCAGGAGGTCATTCCGGCGATGCGCCGGCTCTATATGACCGCGACCCCTCGGATCTGGAAGGAGCGTCCGCCGCGACGGCTTGAGCGGGCCGTCTCGGCGACCGGGGGGCCCTTTGAGGGGTGGGATCGGTTGCCTCGGGAGTTGGCCTGTTCTATGGACGATCCGAAAATCTACGGCCCTGTGGTGTACGAGCTGTCGCTGGCGTCAGCGGTCTCGCGCGGGCTGCTCGCGCGCTACCAGATTGTGGTGGCCGAGTTGAGGGATCCTCTCGTGACCCCGGCCCGCCTGGCCGGCGAAGAGGGCCGGGAGGAACAGGTCCGCGGTGAGCGGATGGGCGCCCTGCAGGCCGCGCTGCTGGAGACTATGAGAGCCCATCAGCTCCAGACCACCATCACCTTCCACCACCGGACCATAGAAGCCAGTGCGTTCGCGAAGGGACTGCCCCGGGTCGCGCAGCGGTTGCACGCCTCGGATCCGGAGCGGTATCCGGAGAAGGTGTGGGCGAACTGGCTGGGCGGTGAGCACGAGATGGACCACCGGCGCTCCGTGCTCGCCGACTTCGGGCGCAGGGCGGGGCGTGCGGTCCTTTCGAATTGTCGTGTTCTGAACGAGGGTGTGGATATTCGAGCGGTGGACAGTGTGGCCCTGTTGGACTCGAAGGGGTCCGCGGTCGATATCGTTCAGGCCATCGGTCGGGCACTACGTCAGAAACCTGGGCAGGGGAAGATTGCGACACTGATCGTGCCCGTGTTTCTGGCGCCGGGTGAGCAGCCGGAAGACATGTTCACCTCCGCTTCGTATCGCCCCTTGGTGAAGGTCCTTGAAGGGCTTCGGGCGCATGATGAACGTGCCATCGAGATGCTCGCAATTCCTCAAGAAGGACAGAAGCGGGTTGTAGATCCGTCGGAAAACATCGGCCCGGAACCAGAGGAAGGCGCAGAGGAGTCGCGGCTGCTGCTGCGCTTCGCGGCCCCCCGGGATCCGGTGATGGTCGCCAAGTGGGTCAAGTTCCACGTCCTCGACACCGAACGCCAGGACTGGGCCCGCGGGTACGACGCCGCACGCCGCTACCAAGAGCGGGAAGACAGTCTCGATGTGCCCTACGGGCACCAGGAGGGCGCGTATCCACTGGGCAGGTGGCTGTCAGATCAGCGAAGGGCGTACCGGGCCGGGACTATGCCCAGCACCCGGGCGGACGAGCTGGAGGAGCTCGGGATGGTGTGGGACACCGCTGACGCCGGGTTCGAGGAGAACCTCGCCGCGGCCCGCGCCTACTACGCCGAAGCTGGGACCCTGGCCGCCCCGCGGCACGCCACTGCTTTGGACAAGCCCGTGGGGCAATGGCTGACCAACCTCCGCCGGCCCGGCGGGCTCGGCAAAGACCCCGGGCGGGCGCAGCGACGCGGCGAGCAGCTCGCCGCGATCGACCCCGACTGGAACCCCGGACTGTTGGGGTGGACTGTGGACTGGCAACGCCACCACGTGGGTCTGGCTGCCCTGCTGGAGGCCGGGGGGAAGCTCGAGGACATCCAACCCGGCGTTACTTACCGCGGCGACGACATCGGACGCTGGACCACACGGCAGAAGCGGGACTGGACACAGCTCAACCCCGAGCAACAGCGGCGCCTGGACGCCCTCGGCGTGAAACCCGCCGTACGGGCCAAGAAGGCACCGCGGCAGCCCGGTGCGAAGACCCGCGCGGAGACAGGGAAGAGCACCGACGCCTTCACCAGGGGCGTAGCAGCCCTCCAGCAATACATCGCCAGGGAGGGGAAGACCGTGGTCGGCAGAGCACACGTTGAGGAGATGCCCGATGGAACGAATGTTCGTCTAGGTGTGTTTCTCAGCAACCAAAAGAGCAGACGCGACCGCCTAAACGAACAACAACTCACCGCCCTCGCCAACCTCGGACTCGACTGGGTGGCATGA